In Candidatus Omnitrophota bacterium, one genomic interval encodes:
- the recO gene encoding DNA repair protein RecO has translation MVKKDIGFILKRYNFRETSLIATIYTERFGKIRGILKGFYTNKREFSSSLDIFSLNEFLFYPKKSEIWLVSHVDMISGYSYLGSDLEKAKIAGQIFNFVDKVTQIWDSNPYVFNLLRNCLNLLENDKESMVFYVFLIKFLTLSGFKPELNHCISCQRVLEKENTFSVSKGGFVCPGCRSQVRDVRILSHQASRCISYIQNSEFTMVNRLQIPVKCQEEILSILRSFTAYHFDTDCLSKWAKPVYERVEVH, from the coding sequence ATGGTTAAAAAAGACATAGGCTTTATTTTAAAAAGGTACAATTTTCGTGAAACCAGTCTAATCGCTACTATCTATACTGAGCGTTTTGGTAAGATCCGTGGTATCTTAAAAGGGTTTTATACTAATAAACGTGAATTTTCATCATCATTAGATATTTTTAGCCTTAACGAATTTCTTTTTTATCCTAAAAAAAGCGAAATCTGGCTTGTTTCTCATGTGGATATGATATCCGGTTATAGTTATTTGGGTTCAGATTTGGAAAAAGCAAAAATAGCCGGACAGATATTCAATTTTGTCGATAAGGTAACCCAGATTTGGGATAGTAATCCTTACGTTTTTAACTTATTGAGAAATTGCTTAAATTTACTAGAGAATGATAAAGAATCTATGGTTTTTTATGTTTTCTTAATAAAATTTTTAACTTTATCGGGATTCAAACCAGAACTTAACCATTGTATTAGTTGTCAGCGAGTATTAGAGAAAGAGAATACTTTTAGTGTCTCTAAGGGGGGGTTTGTTTGCCCGGGTTGCCGCAGTCAGGTTAGAGATGTCCGGATTTTGAGCCATCAGGCATCGCGCTGCATTAGCTATATACAAAATAGCGAATTTACTATGGTTAACCGTTTGCAAATTCCGGTTAAATGTCAGGAAGAGATATTGTCTATCTTGAGGAGCTTTACCGCTTATCATTTTGATACTGATTGCTTAAGTAAATGGGCTAAGCCGGTTTATGAGCGGGTTGAAGTGCATTAA
- a CDS encoding integration host factor subunit beta: MRKRDIVLKISQDTEVKQVVVKEVVQRTFDAILEALKAGNRIELRNFGVFQVKKRKKRIGRNPKTGEVVPVPERRTVVFKPGLEMKKHIK, translated from the coding sequence ATGAGAAAACGCGATATAGTTCTTAAAATCAGCCAGGACACCGAGGTAAAGCAGGTAGTCGTAAAGGAAGTGGTCCAAAGGACTTTTGATGCCATTTTAGAAGCCCTTAAGGCTGGCAATAGGATTGAGCTGCGGAATTTTGGGGTGTTTCAGGTCAAGAAAAGAAAAAAAAGAATTGGCAGAAACCCGAAAACCGGAGAGGTCGTGCCTGTTCCGGAGAGACGGACTGTTGTTTTTAAGCCTGGCCTGGAAATGAAAAAGCACATAAAGTAG
- a CDS encoding FAD:protein FMN transferase, giving the protein MIRKLLVLILLIFLVACSKPLYKNKFVIAGTYLEVTSPNPEASNIVYSEFRRLNKIFNAFDSESEISVFNRTYAVPFKASDDLIEILELSKKLTDLTEGSFDVSRGILYKFWKRLIKKTDQTSLPSQTLIEQIRDLGGISGLEIDLENQTIKINKKGVVIDLGAIAKGYMVDKAVLKLKAKGVKSALINAGGDMYCLGKKYAKPWQVGVRDPRERGQIIETKVIVNQSIATSGNYEQFFDRNGKRYSHLIDPRTGYPASSNIISVSVIAESCAVADALATAFFISGREGIEKFLIKNPSLAKIFIVEEGGIVTSYE; this is encoded by the coding sequence ATGATTAGAAAACTATTAGTTTTAATTCTATTAATTTTTTTAGTTGCTTGCTCTAAGCCACTATATAAAAATAAGTTTGTAATTGCCGGAACTTATCTAGAGGTAACATCTCCTAATCCTGAGGCGTCAAATATTGTTTATAGTGAGTTTAGGAGATTAAACAAGATTTTTAATGCTTTTGATTCGGAATCAGAGATTTCAGTTTTTAACAGAACTTATGCTGTGCCATTTAAGGCTTCAGACGATTTAATCGAGATTTTAGAGCTTTCTAAAAAGTTAACAGATTTGACTGAAGGTAGCTTTGATGTGAGTCGGGGTATTTTGTATAAATTTTGGAAAAGGTTAATAAAGAAAACAGATCAAACGTCACTACCTTCGCAAACTTTGATTGAACAGATTAGGGATTTAGGCGGAATTAGCGGCCTTGAGATTGATCTTGAGAACCAAACCATAAAAATAAATAAAAAAGGCGTGGTCATTGATTTGGGCGCTATCGCTAAAGGTTATATGGTTGATAAAGCAGTTTTAAAATTAAAAGCAAAGGGTGTGAAGTCGGCCTTAATCAATGCTGGCGGCGATATGTATTGTTTAGGTAAAAAATACGCTAAACCTTGGCAGGTTGGAGTGAGAGACCCCAGAGAACGTGGTCAGATAATTGAAACTAAGGTAATAGTTAATCAGTCAATAGCTACTTCAGGCAATTATGAGCAGTTTTTCGATCGAAACGGAAAGCGTTATTCTCATTTAATAGACCCACGTACCGGATATCCGGCTAGTAGCAATATTATAAGTGTTAGTGTGATTGCCGAGAGTTGCGCTGTGGCCGATGCTTTGGCTACGGCCTTTTTTATAAGTGGCAGAGAGGGTATAGAGAAATTTCTGATTAAAAATCCCTCATTAGCGAAAATATTTATTGTTGAAGAGGGAGGAATCGTAACTAGTTATGAATAA
- a CDS encoding HDIG domain-containing protein: MKITIAKKGINFDNSIIGITFFSIVGYVFFIYSIDFSFLALALVLFIYASFLRKINNLPNYLDLSILAAIAVLIPLLTIVIFPISGYGVIAIGFAILITLLFNNLELSLLFIIFISALSAGIDGGNFNLGISLFIGSLSAAMLSYRARRRFQIIKAGLIAGIIQFLIAFLMEREQNLFVLSGIDLSLLKVCVLNGVISSGIVLLFQPVFEYVFKVVTNVSLLELSDFNHPLLRKLILAAPGTYQHSLVVANLSEAAAEAIGANPLLARVGAYYHDVGKMIKPDYFVENLISYRDVHKNLKPSMSKLIIFNHVKDGIDLAKKYRINSKIIDFIAQHHGRTLVYFFYQRAKELEPEGKHEEEYRYPGPKPQIKETAIVALADTIEALSRTLEEPTPARIEEMVREVVKKRFMEGELDECNLTLRDIEKITQSFTRILNAIFHTRVNYPKDENRNNKPSKNKESKS; the protein is encoded by the coding sequence ATGAAAATTACCATAGCTAAAAAAGGGATTAACTTTGATAATTCTATTATTGGTATAACTTTTTTTTCGATTGTTGGCTATGTTTTTTTTATCTACTCGATTGATTTTTCTTTTCTGGCCTTAGCCTTAGTTCTTTTTATCTATGCCAGTTTTTTAAGAAAGATAAACAACCTGCCTAATTATTTGGACTTATCAATATTGGCTGCGATTGCTGTATTGATACCGCTCCTGACCATTGTAATTTTCCCAATTTCCGGTTATGGCGTTATTGCTATTGGTTTTGCAATACTGATTACTCTTTTGTTCAACAACCTAGAGTTATCATTGTTGTTTATTATTTTTATTTCGGCTTTAAGCGCCGGAATCGATGGAGGAAATTTTAATTTAGGAATTAGTCTTTTCATTGGTTCACTGTCTGCGGCTATGCTTAGCTATCGAGCTCGGCGGCGTTTTCAGATTATTAAGGCGGGGCTAATTGCCGGAATTATTCAATTTTTGATAGCCTTTCTTATGGAAAGGGAACAGAATCTTTTTGTTCTATCGGGTATTGATTTAAGTTTACTTAAGGTTTGCGTGCTCAATGGTGTTATATCTTCAGGAATCGTTTTGTTGTTTCAGCCGGTTTTTGAATATGTATTTAAAGTTGTTACTAATGTATCTTTGCTTGAGTTGTCTGATTTTAATCACCCTTTATTAAGGAAGTTAATTTTAGCAGCTCCAGGCACATATCAACATTCTTTGGTGGTTGCTAATTTGAGTGAAGCTGCTGCAGAAGCTATCGGCGCGAATCCTTTGCTCGCTCGGGTCGGTGCATATTATCATGATGTTGGCAAGATGATAAAACCCGACTATTTTGTAGAAAATCTAATTAGTTATCGTGATGTTCATAAAAATCTTAAGCCTTCAATGAGTAAGTTGATTATTTTTAACCATGTAAAAGATGGGATTGATCTGGCTAAAAAATACCGAATTAATTCTAAAATTATTGATTTTATTGCCCAACATCATGGACGAACCTTAGTTTATTTTTTTTACCAGCGGGCCAAAGAACTTGAACCAGAAGGAAAGCATGAAGAAGAATATCGTTATCCGGGGCCAAAACCTCAGATTAAAGAAACTGCCATTGTGGCTTTAGCTGATACGATTGAGGCTTTATCGCGAACCCTTGAAGAGCCGACCCCGGCTCGGATAGAGGAAATGGTCAGAGAGGTAGTTAAGAAAAGGTTTATGGAAGGCGAATTGGATGAGTGTAATCTTACTTTAAGAGATATTGAAAAAATTACCCAAAGTTTTACCCGCATTTTAAATGCTATATTTCACACTCGCGTGAACTACCCTAAAGATGAAAATCGAAATAACAAACCGTCAAAAAATAAAGAGAGTAAATCTTAA
- the panB gene encoding 3-methyl-2-oxobutanoate hydroxymethyltransferase translates to MNKVKVKDILAKKAKQKITVLTCYDYSFARILDASGIDIILVGDSLANVVLGLKETREVTIAEMLNHTQAVARGVARALVVADMPYASYQKDPAKCLYYAKKFIAHGADAVKIEWFSKCPQVVKKLIKNKIPVVGHIGLTPQTAHLLGGYKVQGKDDKSAKDLFNQAKLLEDLGVFSLVLECIPLSVSRQITKSLKIPTIGIGAGKYCDGQVLVLYDFLGLYPGKELKFVRRYKSLGQEVHSATLKFIQDVKNGQFPSTSESFPS, encoded by the coding sequence ATGAATAAGGTTAAAGTTAAAGATATTCTAGCCAAGAAAGCTAAGCAGAAGATAACTGTGCTTACTTGCTATGATTATTCTTTTGCCCGGATTTTGGATGCTTCGGGTATAGATATAATTTTGGTCGGAGATTCTTTAGCTAATGTTGTTTTGGGATTAAAAGAAACTCGTGAAGTAACTATAGCTGAGATGCTTAATCATACACAAGCTGTAGCTAGGGGGGTGGCCCGAGCCTTAGTAGTTGCTGACATGCCTTATGCTAGTTACCAGAAAGATCCTGCTAAATGCCTTTATTATGCTAAAAAGTTTATTGCTCATGGGGCTGATGCAGTTAAAATTGAATGGTTTAGTAAATGTCCCCAGGTAGTAAAAAAATTAATTAAAAATAAAATTCCGGTTGTCGGTCATATCGGACTTACTCCTCAGACTGCTCATCTTCTCGGTGGCTATAAGGTTCAGGGTAAAGATGATAAGTCAGCTAAAGATTTATTTAACCAGGCAAAGCTTTTAGAGGATTTAGGAGTTTTCAGTTTAGTTTTAGAGTGTATACCTTTGTCGGTCAGTCGTCAGATTACTAAAAGTTTAAAGATTCCGACCATTGGCATTGGGGCTGGTAAATATTGTGATGGTCAAGTTTTAGTTCTTTATGATTTTCTTGGTCTTTATCCGGGCAAAGAACTTAAATTCGTCCGGCGTTATAAAAGTTTAGGCCAGGAAGTGCATTCGGCTACTTTAAAGTTTATTCAGGATGTAAAAAATGGCCAATTTCCTTCAACAAGCGAGAGTTTTCCTTCTTAA
- the hisS gene encoding histidine--tRNA ligase: MKKTYNNIRGTLDFDASQALTFRAISDEAQRIFGLYGYQEIILPLLEEKDLFIRGVGQGTDIVERQMFKIEGKDVVLRPEGTAQVVRYYLQNSLHKKSDFHKFFYVGPMFRGERPQKGRLRQFHHLGAEAIGSDSFYLDAEMILLSLEILDSVGIKEKKLLINSLGCKKDKDAFSRLLKESLTKAKKQLCEDCLRRSEVNPLRVLDCKKEECRKQVKSFIGQDGSSNHLCSDCSKNYKNLTNLLKDLGVKYVHEPYLVRGLDYYTNTVFEITSSRLGAQSAIGAGGRYNNLIDALGGPSKPAIGFALGVERILLALDKKDDQPKVDVFIAIAGEDLREPAFKILNSLRKEGIISDYDYCQKSLKGQLRFAQKNGARYVVIVGDDEFKQGCVLLKDMEKGSQKQVKIGDLCSELTPAVN, translated from the coding sequence GTGAAGAAGACGTATAATAATATACGCGGGACTTTAGATTTTGATGCTTCTCAAGCCTTAACTTTTCGAGCCATTAGTGATGAAGCTCAGAGAATATTCGGTTTGTACGGATATCAGGAAATTATCCTGCCTTTATTGGAAGAGAAGGATTTATTTATTAGAGGGGTAGGGCAAGGTACTGATATTGTTGAACGTCAGATGTTTAAGATAGAGGGTAAGGATGTTGTTTTACGCCCTGAAGGCACTGCCCAAGTTGTTAGATATTATCTTCAGAACTCACTGCATAAAAAAAGCGATTTTCATAAATTCTTTTATGTCGGTCCAATGTTTCGTGGCGAACGTCCCCAGAAGGGGCGCTTGCGCCAGTTTCATCATTTAGGTGCCGAAGCTATTGGCTCAGACAGTTTTTATCTTGATGCTGAGATGATACTTTTGAGTTTAGAGATTTTGGATTCAGTTGGGATCAAGGAGAAAAAGTTACTGATAAACTCTTTAGGTTGTAAGAAGGATAAGGACGCATTTAGCCGTTTACTCAAAGAGAGTTTAACTAAGGCTAAAAAGCAGCTTTGCGAAGATTGCCTTAGGAGATCAGAGGTTAATCCTTTAAGAGTTTTAGATTGCAAAAAAGAAGAGTGCCGTAAGCAAGTTAAAAGCTTTATTGGACAAGATGGGTCAAGCAATCATCTTTGTTCTGATTGTTCAAAAAATTACAAAAATTTAACAAATTTACTTAAAGATTTAGGCGTCAAATATGTTCATGAGCCTTATTTGGTTCGTGGACTCGACTATTACACGAACACGGTTTTTGAAATTACTTCTTCTAGGCTGGGTGCTCAGAGTGCGATTGGAGCCGGAGGCAGATATAATAACCTAATTGATGCTTTAGGTGGTCCAAGTAAGCCAGCCATCGGTTTTGCTTTAGGTGTTGAGAGAATACTTTTGGCTTTAGATAAAAAAGATGATCAGCCTAAAGTTGATGTTTTTATAGCTATTGCCGGAGAAGATCTTAGAGAACCGGCTTTTAAAATCTTGAATAGTTTACGAAAAGAAGGGATAATCTCTGACTATGATTATTGTCAGAAATCTTTAAAAGGCCAATTAAGGTTTGCTCAGAAAAATGGTGCACGCTACGTTGTAATTGTCGGCGATGATGAATTTAAGCAAGGTTGCGTGCTTTTAAAGGATATGGAAAAAGGAAGTCAAAAACAAGTAAAGATAGGAGATTTATGCTCAGAACTCACACCTGCGGTCAATTAA
- a CDS encoding LysM peptidoglycan-binding domain-containing protein yields MTVRTYEIEKPRIDTEVNGNQGVLFGDAEVESKESKLGPNRKVSVVEVEFGSFKSKAQKDDALYQETTDAEVDVEVVTLDQLDESDAESTDEAYTLYKVKKNDTLQKISHKFYGTTRKWNFIYDVNKDVLKSPNKVYPGVKLKIPTLD; encoded by the coding sequence ATGACTGTGCGGACTTATGAGATCGAAAAGCCCCGAATAGATACCGAAGTTAATGGAAATCAAGGGGTTCTTTTTGGAGATGCTGAGGTTGAATCTAAAGAAAGTAAATTAGGTCCGAATCGGAAAGTATCAGTTGTCGAAGTAGAGTTTGGATCGTTTAAAAGTAAAGCTCAGAAAGATGATGCGCTTTATCAAGAAACCACCGATGCTGAGGTTGACGTCGAAGTGGTTACTTTGGATCAGTTAGATGAGTCTGACGCTGAGTCGACAGATGAAGCTTATACATTATATAAGGTTAAGAAGAACGACACTCTTCAGAAAATTTCTCATAAATTTTACGGAACTACCAGAAAGTGGAATTTTATCTATGATGTGAATAAAGATGTTTTAAAGAGTCCGAATAAGGTATATCCTGGTGTTAAGCTGAAAATACCCACTTTGGATTAA
- the queF gene encoding preQ(1) synthase, producing MIYEDRVQDQCEKKAKKTAGKAFLPKDIDSSILQVIDYEYPKRKITVESTTDEFTCICPYSGLPDFANLTIRYIPRRKLIELKSLKYYLYSFRSVKVYNEHAVNKILEDLKVVLNPYEIIIIGEFSNRGGIKNKATAQWKGK from the coding sequence ATGATTTACGAAGATAGAGTTCAAGATCAGTGTGAAAAGAAGGCTAAAAAGACAGCTGGTAAAGCTTTTTTGCCGAAAGATATAGATTCTAGTATCTTACAGGTTATTGATTATGAGTATCCTAAGCGTAAAATAACCGTTGAATCAACTACCGATGAGTTTACCTGCATCTGTCCTTATTCCGGGTTACCTGATTTTGCCAATTTAACCATACGCTACATTCCCCGTCGCAAGCTTATTGAGTTGAAGAGTTTAAAATATTATCTTTATTCTTTTCGGAGTGTAAAAGTTTACAATGAACATGCGGTTAATAAAATTCTTGAGGATTTAAAAGTTGTTTTAAATCCTTATGAAATCATCATAATTGGTGAATTTTCAAATCGTGGTGGCATAAAGAATAAGGCAACTGCTCAATGGAAAGGCAAGTGA
- the ybeY gene encoding rRNA maturation RNase YbeY translates to MKIEITNRQKIKRVNLKTLSKSLEKAAGLLLIPSKTISLTLVDNAFIVNLNKRYLKKTTPTDVISFDLSDPLDPDYLGEIVVSVEEAVKVAKSLKVDWQKEVLLYCLHGILHLIGYDDRSKKKRDLIEKKQKELMEKLWLKKT, encoded by the coding sequence ATGAAAATCGAAATAACAAACCGTCAAAAAATAAAGAGAGTAAATCTTAAAACTCTTAGTAAATCTTTAGAAAAAGCAGCCGGTCTTCTGTTAATCCCTAGTAAAACGATATCTTTAACTTTAGTTGATAACGCTTTTATTGTTAATTTAAATAAGCGTTATTTAAAAAAAACAACCCCTACCGATGTTATTAGTTTTGATCTTTCTGATCCTCTAGATCCTGATTATTTGGGTGAGATAGTAGTGTCAGTCGAGGAGGCGGTAAAAGTTGCTAAAAGTTTAAAGGTTGATTGGCAGAAAGAGGTCTTGCTCTATTGCTTGCACGGAATTTTACATCTTATTGGCTATGATGATCGTAGCAAGAAAAAGCGCGATTTGATCGAAAAAAAGCAGAAAGAGTTAATGGAAAAACTATGGTTAAAAAAGACATAG
- the aspS gene encoding aspartate--tRNA ligase — protein sequence MLRTHTCGQLNNDNINQEVSLCGWVASRRDHGKLIFIDIRDRYGITQVIFLPKPNQETYEKAKKLRNEDSVKIIGKVGLRPKNTENPNIPTGLIEVCAEQLEIIGKAQDLPFELDGTAEIGEETRLRYRYLDLRREEVRKKLELRHKFNQEFRSFLNKEDFLEIETPFLNKSTPEGARDYLVPSRLQQGKFYALPQSPQLFKQILMVGGIDKYYQIARCFRDEDLRKDRQPEFTQLDMELSFIEEDDIFSLVERMFAEVFSKALGVEIKTPFKRITHREAAEKYKSDKPDVGEGDYRFVWVVDFPLFELNQEDKSWQMSHHPFTSPNTEDMKFLDGDLSKVRARAYDLVLNGQELGSGSIRIHCPELQQKIFSILGISKEDAESKFGFLLRSFKYGVPVHGGIAFGLDRLYAIISGSESIREVIAFPKTQKGICPLTEAPSQVSKKQLKELNIECLKEE from the coding sequence ATGCTCAGAACTCACACCTGCGGTCAATTAAATAATGATAATATCAATCAAGAAGTAAGTCTTTGTGGCTGGGTTGCTTCACGGCGCGATCATGGTAAGCTTATTTTTATCGACATTCGTGATCGTTATGGAATCACCCAAGTGATATTTTTACCCAAACCTAATCAGGAAACTTATGAGAAAGCAAAAAAATTACGTAATGAAGATTCGGTAAAAATTATCGGTAAAGTTGGTTTAAGACCGAAAAATACCGAAAATCCTAATATTCCTACTGGGCTTATTGAAGTTTGTGCTGAGCAGCTAGAGATTATTGGCAAGGCTCAGGATTTGCCTTTCGAGCTTGATGGCACGGCTGAAATTGGTGAAGAAACCCGCTTGCGTTATCGTTATCTTGATTTACGTCGTGAAGAAGTTAGGAAAAAACTTGAGTTAAGACACAAGTTTAACCAGGAATTTAGAAGCTTTTTGAACAAAGAAGATTTTTTAGAAATTGAAACTCCCTTTCTTAATAAATCAACACCTGAGGGAGCCAGGGATTATCTTGTGCCTAGTCGTCTCCAGCAAGGTAAATTTTACGCTCTACCTCAGTCACCGCAACTTTTTAAGCAGATTTTGATGGTCGGGGGTATTGATAAATATTATCAGATTGCTCGTTGTTTTCGTGATGAAGATTTGCGTAAGGATCGCCAGCCGGAGTTTACGCAGTTGGACATGGAATTATCTTTCATCGAGGAGGATGATATTTTTTCGCTAGTCGAGAGAATGTTTGCTGAAGTTTTCTCTAAAGCTTTGGGAGTTGAGATCAAAACTCCTTTTAAGCGTATTACTCATCGTGAGGCAGCTGAAAAATATAAGAGTGATAAGCCTGATGTCGGTGAAGGGGATTATCGCTTTGTCTGGGTTGTTGACTTTCCGCTTTTTGAGCTTAATCAGGAAGATAAGTCTTGGCAGATGAGCCATCATCCGTTTACTTCGCCTAATACTGAAGATATGAAGTTTCTTGATGGAGACTTATCAAAGGTGAGAGCTCGAGCTTATGATTTAGTATTAAATGGCCAGGAACTAGGTAGTGGCTCAATAAGGATACATTGTCCTGAACTGCAGCAGAAAATTTTTAGTATTTTAGGGATTTCTAAAGAAGATGCTGAGAGTAAGTTCGGTTTTTTATTGAGGTCTTTTAAGTACGGCGTTCCGGTTCATGGCGGTATTGCCTTTGGTCTTGACCGACTCTATGCTATAATAAGTGGTTCAGAAAGTATCAGGGAAGTTATTGCTTTCCCTAAGACTCAAAAAGGTATTTGTCCTTTGACTGAAGCTCCAAGTCAGGTTTCAAAGAAGCAGTTAAAGGAACTTAATATAGAGTGTCTCAAAGAAGAATAA